Proteins encoded by one window of Pseudomonas tructae:
- the narL gene encoding two-component system response regulator NarL, translating to MNPSPRYRILLVDDHPMMRRGIRQMLELEDDFDIVGEANHGEEALALIPSLQPDLVLLDNNMPQMNGIETLRHLRSQGFAGKVLLFTVSDAEDDIRDALRLDADGYLLKDMEPELLIQYIRDAMAGALVISPGLTRVMAQALRSPPRQPEVELTERERQVLKTIASGYSNKVIGHKLGITEGTVKVHVKNLLHKLGLRSRVEAAVWAMEHLRHSA from the coding sequence ATGAACCCCTCCCCGCGCTACCGCATACTGCTGGTCGACGACCACCCGATGATGCGCCGCGGCATCCGCCAGATGCTCGAACTCGAAGACGACTTTGACATCGTCGGCGAAGCCAACCATGGCGAAGAAGCCCTGGCGCTGATCCCCTCGCTGCAACCGGACCTGGTGCTGCTGGACAACAACATGCCGCAGATGAACGGCATTGAAACCCTGCGCCACCTGCGCAGCCAGGGCTTTGCCGGCAAGGTGCTGCTGTTCACCGTGTCCGATGCCGAAGACGACATCCGCGACGCCTTGCGCCTGGACGCCGACGGCTACCTGCTCAAGGACATGGAGCCGGAGCTGCTGATCCAGTACATCCGCGACGCCATGGCCGGCGCCCTGGTGATCAGCCCCGGCCTGACCCGGGTCATGGCCCAGGCCCTGCGCTCGCCCCCGCGCCAGCCGGAAGTGGAACTCACCGAACGCGAGCGCCAGGTGCTCAAGACCATCGCCAGCGGCTACAGCAACAAGGTCATCGGCCACAAGCTGGGCATCACCGAGGGCACGGTCAAGGTGCATGTGAAGAACCTGCTGCACAAGCTTGGCCTGCGTTCACGGGTGGAGGCGGCGGTGTGGGCCATGGAGCACCTGCGCCACAGCGCCTGA
- a CDS encoding HAMP domain-containing protein, which produces MIGWLRSSLPARAGLAVILIAVLALASSLSAGLIAWFSQGDAAAINTAGSVRMETYHLAWKLAAGAEPAELERIRDSLQQRLNSQALHAVLEDGKNRELQASYQQLQDYWQQTLLPALQGGDAAGFQASTLPFVDQLNQFVSLLQQQSEHKQGWQQVIQGAALFTTMIVLLFGLYELQYNVISPLKELVDATQRFRRGEFQTRVNHQSEDELGELATSFNAMAQTIEESHRTLETQVQHKTLNLQQANAALELLYQSSRSLATRLANAEGLDELIRRFQQRLPGLRLSLCLHGQVQAPDQQLLALHGADSRKICAVSDCASCQRHQRGNHHAFSISNQGSTLGELKAQFIDSHDPQAWETELIQALANLIGTSLSLKRQREQDHRLVLLEERAIIARELHDSLAQALSYMKLQVSRMQTLMRRGEPVATLENVTAELREGLNNAYRQLRELLTTFRLQIHDAGLVQELKDTAEEFSRRGEFQVHLHVDSLAFELSASEQIHILQITREALSNCLRHAHAQNAWLQLRQHGEQVCLSIEDDGRGFSGTHDLREHHGLNIMDERARSLRGQLHIVGREPQGTRVQMAFRPEFLGHLNEGNPV; this is translated from the coding sequence ATGATCGGCTGGCTGCGCAGCTCGTTGCCTGCCCGCGCAGGCCTTGCGGTGATTCTGATCGCCGTACTGGCCCTGGCCAGCTCGCTCAGCGCCGGGCTGATCGCCTGGTTCAGCCAGGGTGATGCGGCGGCCATCAACACCGCAGGCTCCGTGCGCATGGAGACCTACCACCTGGCCTGGAAGCTGGCCGCCGGCGCCGAGCCCGCCGAGCTCGAGCGCATCCGCGACAGCCTGCAGCAGCGGCTCAACAGCCAGGCGCTGCACGCGGTGCTCGAAGACGGCAAGAACCGCGAATTGCAGGCCAGTTACCAGCAGTTGCAGGACTACTGGCAGCAGACCCTGTTACCGGCCTTGCAAGGTGGCGACGCCGCGGGCTTTCAGGCCAGCACCCTGCCCTTCGTCGACCAGCTCAACCAGTTCGTCAGCCTGCTGCAACAGCAGAGCGAGCATAAACAGGGTTGGCAGCAGGTGATCCAGGGCGCGGCGCTGTTCACCACCATGATCGTCCTGCTGTTTGGCCTGTATGAGCTGCAGTACAACGTGATCAGCCCCTTGAAGGAGTTGGTGGACGCCACCCAGCGCTTTCGCCGTGGCGAGTTCCAGACCCGGGTCAATCATCAGTCCGAGGATGAGCTCGGCGAGCTGGCCACCAGCTTCAACGCCATGGCCCAGACCATCGAAGAATCGCACCGCACCCTGGAAACCCAGGTGCAGCACAAAACCCTCAACCTGCAACAAGCCAACGCCGCCCTCGAGCTGCTGTACCAGAGCAGCCGCAGCCTGGCCACGCGGCTGGCCAACGCCGAAGGCCTCGATGAGTTGATCCGGCGCTTTCAGCAGCGCCTGCCGGGGCTGCGCCTGTCGCTGTGCCTGCACGGCCAGGTGCAGGCACCGGACCAGCAACTGCTGGCCTTGCATGGCGCCGACAGCCGCAAGATCTGCGCGGTCAGCGATTGCGCCAGTTGCCAGCGCCACCAGCGCGGCAACCACCACGCCTTCAGCATCAGCAACCAGGGCAGCACCCTGGGTGAACTCAAGGCGCAGTTTATCGACAGCCATGACCCGCAAGCCTGGGAAACCGAACTGATCCAGGCCCTGGCCAACCTGATCGGCACCTCGCTGTCGCTCAAGCGCCAGCGCGAACAGGACCACCGCCTGGTGTTGCTAGAGGAGCGCGCAATCATCGCCCGCGAGCTGCACGACTCCCTGGCCCAGGCACTGTCGTACATGAAGCTGCAGGTCAGCCGCATGCAAACGCTGATGCGCCGTGGTGAACCGGTGGCGACCCTGGAGAACGTCACCGCCGAACTGCGCGAAGGCCTGAACAACGCCTACCGCCAGTTACGCGAGTTGCTCACCACCTTTCGCCTGCAGATCCACGACGCCGGCCTGGTCCAGGAACTCAAGGACACCGCCGAGGAGTTCTCCCGCCGCGGCGAGTTCCAGGTGCACCTGCACGTCGACAGCCTGGCGTTCGAGCTGTCGGCCAGCGAGCAGATTCACATCCTGCAGATCACCCGCGAGGCGCTGTCCAACTGCCTGCGCCACGCCCATGCGCAGAACGCCTGGCTGCAGTTGCGCCAGCATGGCGAGCAGGTGTGCCTGTCGATCGAGGACGATGGCCGTGGTTTTAGCGGCACCCATGACCTGCGCGAGCACCATGGCCTGAACATCATGGACGAGCGCGCCCGCAGCCTGCGCGGGCAGTTGCACATTGTTGGCCGGGAGCCCCAAGGCACCCGGGTACAGATGGCATTTCGCCCGGAATTTCTCGGGCACTTGAACGAAGGTAACCCTGTATGA
- a CDS encoding Crp/Fnr family transcriptional regulator: MLTHPSTVLVLRRHHLFSQLPEKVFEDVCGLAMLRRLSCHDTLMHQGDPAKRFFLLVSGQIKLYRLSAEGQEHLVEIIQPGQTFAEALLFSQARSYPVTATALKDCVLISIDGGHYRNALEDQPQVCLAILASMSIHLHQRLKDIDTLTSASASRRVINFLLQECDPDTGRVELQVSKRLVASKLGIQPETFSRTLHRLVESGLIAMERRSIHILAAKALAAYQQ; this comes from the coding sequence ATGCTCACCCACCCTTCTACCGTTCTGGTTTTACGTCGTCACCACCTGTTCAGCCAACTGCCGGAGAAAGTCTTCGAAGACGTCTGCGGCCTGGCCATGCTCCGGCGCCTGAGCTGCCATGACACGCTCATGCACCAGGGCGACCCGGCCAAGCGCTTCTTCTTGCTGGTCAGTGGCCAGATCAAACTGTACCGGCTCAGCGCCGAGGGCCAGGAGCACCTGGTGGAAATCATCCAGCCGGGCCAGACCTTTGCCGAAGCGCTGCTGTTCAGCCAGGCCCGCAGCTACCCGGTAACGGCCACCGCGCTCAAGGATTGCGTGCTCATCAGCATCGACGGCGGCCACTACCGCAACGCCCTGGAAGACCAGCCGCAGGTGTGCCTGGCCATCTTGGCGAGCATGAGCATCCACCTGCACCAGCGCCTCAAGGACATCGACACCCTGACCTCGGCCAGCGCCAGCCGGCGGGTGATCAACTTCCTGCTGCAAGAGTGCGACCCGGACACTGGCCGGGTCGAGTTGCAGGTGTCCAAACGCCTGGTGGCCTCAAAGCTGGGCATCCAGCCGGAGACCTTTTCACGCACTCTGCACCGCTTGGTGGAAAGCGGCCTGATTGCCATGGAGCGGCGCAGTATTCATATCCTGGCTGCCAAAGCGCTGGCGGCTTATCAACAGTAG
- a CDS encoding MFS transporter: MTQPRIRQGLVLGMSTLAFTVCFMVWMMFAVLGVPIKDLLQLNETQFGLLAATPVLTGSLVRLPLGMLTDRFGGRSVFFLLMLACVLPLYLISHATAYWQFLVLGLFVGLAGGSFSVGIAYVAKWFEQDNQGLAMGIFGAGNAGAAVTKFLAPALIAAGSWQLVPKVFSAILFITALLFWFLSADNKAHRSASGASLGEQLKALAEPAVWRYCQYYSIVFGGYVALALWMTKYYVQEYGFSLQSAALLAACFSLPGGVLRAVGGWMSDRWGAQSVTWWVLWVSWICLFLLSYPQTQLQVQTLNGPLDFHIGLNPALFTVLLFVMGIAFAFGKASVFKYIANDYPQNMGAVSGIVGLAGGLGGFVLPILFGALVDLTGVRSSCFMLMYGVVWVSLIWMYFSEVRKRPLLGRQPAAGAPPFSSIAQGEDHVGS, translated from the coding sequence ATGACTCAACCGCGAATACGCCAAGGCCTGGTGCTGGGCATGAGTACGCTGGCCTTCACCGTGTGCTTCATGGTCTGGATGATGTTTGCCGTGCTCGGCGTGCCGATCAAGGACCTGCTGCAGCTCAACGAAACCCAGTTCGGCCTGCTGGCCGCCACCCCGGTACTGACCGGCTCGCTGGTGCGCCTGCCACTGGGCATGCTCACCGACCGCTTCGGTGGGCGCAGCGTGTTCTTCCTGTTGATGCTGGCCTGTGTGTTGCCGCTGTACCTGATCAGCCATGCCACCGCGTACTGGCAGTTCCTGGTCCTGGGCTTGTTCGTCGGCCTTGCCGGTGGCTCGTTCTCGGTGGGCATCGCCTATGTTGCCAAGTGGTTCGAGCAGGACAATCAGGGCCTGGCCATGGGCATTTTCGGCGCCGGCAACGCCGGGGCGGCGGTGACCAAGTTCCTTGCCCCGGCGCTGATTGCCGCCGGCAGCTGGCAACTGGTACCGAAAGTGTTCAGCGCCATCTTGTTCATCACCGCCTTGCTGTTCTGGTTTCTCAGCGCCGACAACAAGGCCCACCGCAGCGCTTCGGGGGCGAGCCTCGGCGAGCAGCTCAAGGCCCTGGCCGAGCCTGCGGTGTGGCGCTACTGCCAGTACTACTCGATTGTCTTCGGCGGCTATGTGGCCCTGGCGCTGTGGATGACCAAGTACTACGTCCAGGAATATGGCTTCAGCCTGCAAAGCGCGGCGCTGCTGGCCGCCTGCTTTTCGCTGCCGGGCGGGGTGCTGCGCGCCGTCGGCGGCTGGATGTCGGACCGCTGGGGCGCGCAGAGCGTGACCTGGTGGGTGCTGTGGGTGAGCTGGATCTGCCTGTTCCTGCTGTCCTACCCGCAAACCCAGTTGCAGGTGCAGACCCTCAATGGCCCGCTGGATTTTCACATCGGCCTGAACCCCGCGCTGTTCACCGTGCTGCTGTTCGTCATGGGCATCGCCTTCGCCTTCGGCAAGGCCTCGGTGTTCAAGTACATCGCCAACGACTACCCGCAGAACATGGGCGCGGTGTCCGGCATCGTCGGGCTCGCCGGCGGCCTGGGCGGCTTCGTCCTGCCGATTCTGTTTGGTGCGCTGGTCGACCTGACCGGCGTGCGCTCTTCCTGCTTCATGTTGATGTACGGCGTGGTCTGGGTGTCGCTCATCTGGATGTACTTCAGCGAAGTCCGCAAGCGCCCGCTGCTGGGCAGACAGCCCGCAGCCGGCGCCCCTCCGTTTTCCAGTATTGCCCAAGGAGAAGACCATGTCGGTTCTTAA
- a CDS encoding RHS repeat-associated core domain-containing protein has translation MANNLIHIDEHSGHGGLRIALASLLKDGQEAVFDVCLVSDLHQPGLQLLSHGSWSVIGRPDDLTFTLSGVPLYNAPAADFSFGSRDHGLLRGMGLALDARAFVKAMSQLAKEMRDKDETMSESALDSMTDIEFKEWEAATDYTRQETGDRSVALIGKNGIAQVFECAGGGNSPHNSKVFLKSLVFPSGRSLEFTWRDRTTVPKLTRIADANGALMTAEWASGTGATALQKVVVFPGSNEEITCTCASEDKAQVITLKGVGIGADEQEYRIDTTGGKIKQVEVKRVDQITGSNENVTHTALEAVTYGKDGKVATYTTSAANHSSATANDGYEPVVATYTYETGKTTITYVQGTVIGKDHTGSEAEIAREVAREVYSFDADGSQSLTSTVEGEAITQRRNVKLDSASHTATITLSREVSGVMVEEVVQTFDARGNLVSQQQGNQFTEWTYYNDYDKYELTETTERVSSVSLASGTANGVTTAALSLFDYANPIGWGNLIFGSRGLTWSTVSYVRVSTTPTGSHYAMDAFELPVKVGYPGSPEGFSTHLESELVYCKEDEQVHAQRLTYFGYDKFVPAKHAALTRAYVLVPSIKLTVTNPSYEKIDISAKQLEIAKAAAKTYVDHLNARINDNNQTDTDAYKAALASLNDNLKAQSKFNGSGFKLKKPWVADTLQLEDLTYETDGNNAGFGQVKSNTVQQLDAEGNKVAASKVTTLMTYSRDSQNKRKLTVKTSVTAVGVPTLNSSNTLSELSGRRYQTIDSNAISTQIEYDETGRVKTRQVKQGDTLIVANQFSHQVLKDSVYQFDQLTADGKSGERSVWSQNGRMLQSWVCDEGNWILLSDMQLDGYGRPSVDIKYDYDAANKCIQKLQTSWAYQASSNEITTTLMDGQGKTLDSQSVTFSGSGGEKRMKHGSFELSQRLDLGKRTLTRQVADSSGPMLKETTTYDNQWRPVAARQDSVKDSTVTPLTSARMSYGWNGLLSKLSVQDGVTTAYGYDHFGRLTEQDSGGVVINNSYQATLGGSVATEATIKGAGKDDVAISLGRQAVDPLGRLKSRTLNGAKQDFAYTGSSRLPTVDAAQGPSVMKGFTSTWDAKAYTLSESCVISKIDTEVGETATSKTRLSRCGQVLGFTDINGIDIVYTYDAWGRLTKSKSSLCETVLKYADSGVLIEEEVKDLSRKLSMTIAYGYDVSGDEISRSFTCPGMKTLVLTCERDQTGRLLKSVLSEGGSEQTCNAYVYDSQGRLEEWTRTKGPDKSKVREAYTYNVLGRVEKCERSFDVFNVVSQFEFDPKHADVMKNATLRDIATSVSLDDKGALTSSGIEYYPNGQLKGAVVGNSHRYDLRYDESRRLRAIYNNYCGANTPDPEGSWGCQYHYRFGRIYAKTVISGKAPWGQRGSMLMLNESRGCYLQQEHTRELTEPAVDDSSTSFVLRDLTGTAFAAVNGTNIKHIDYSAYGERGAGTDAALFGFKGEVNLPMDVYYLGNYRVYDPKYFSFLSRDSDSPFGPGGPSAYAYCGGDPVNYHDPSGHNREITSYSYNSSYPLMYSREFRIGTAVLGLLLAPFTGGNSLAISLGVTGLAVVAAGFDIASAVLEESDPELARTLGYVGLGFAVASGLAAYGAGKLASHSAGRMVTRAESSALGWRAPKIAPGSSPAKWHEMVPRGRNGVHIWAADGLVDAERLKAPLKAIGRRGSDSDIHIYTGVHGEPAGKNWMTQKNTFIKRYPDLDATHFYYQDIKYDTLNVPFVGNWRELERAVRLHPNLGGRGIHVHYIGSEAKAFPLSVEQLKMHHTLPGHHVHAYCYSLNDSWLRSTFNLGPINPTNGLVRAWRSMFPNSVNSIIHDLNIGWLP, from the coding sequence ATGGCTAACAATTTGATCCACATTGACGAGCACAGCGGTCACGGCGGACTGCGCATTGCGCTGGCCAGTTTATTGAAAGACGGGCAGGAAGCGGTGTTCGACGTTTGTCTTGTCAGTGACCTGCACCAGCCGGGCTTGCAATTGTTGTCACACGGCTCCTGGTCTGTCATCGGTCGCCCCGATGACCTGACGTTTACCTTGAGCGGCGTGCCTCTGTACAACGCCCCTGCGGCCGATTTCTCATTTGGCTCGCGTGACCATGGCTTGCTTAGAGGCATGGGATTGGCTCTGGATGCAAGAGCGTTTGTCAAGGCGATGTCCCAGTTGGCCAAGGAGATGCGGGACAAAGACGAGACCATGAGTGAGTCCGCACTGGACAGCATGACTGACATAGAGTTTAAGGAGTGGGAAGCCGCGACGGATTACACGCGCCAGGAAACGGGCGACCGGAGTGTGGCATTGATTGGTAAAAACGGCATCGCCCAAGTGTTCGAGTGCGCTGGCGGTGGCAATAGCCCCCACAACTCAAAGGTATTCTTGAAAAGCCTGGTGTTTCCTTCCGGACGTTCTCTGGAGTTTACCTGGCGAGACCGGACGACAGTACCGAAGCTGACCAGGATTGCGGATGCCAACGGCGCCTTGATGACCGCCGAATGGGCATCAGGGACAGGGGCCACCGCACTGCAGAAGGTGGTTGTGTTTCCGGGTTCCAATGAAGAAATCACCTGCACTTGCGCAAGCGAGGACAAGGCTCAGGTCATCACCTTGAAAGGCGTGGGCATCGGCGCGGATGAGCAGGAATACCGTATCGACACCACGGGCGGAAAAATCAAGCAGGTGGAGGTGAAGCGCGTCGATCAGATCACCGGCAGCAACGAAAACGTGACCCACACGGCGCTTGAAGCCGTGACCTATGGCAAGGATGGCAAAGTCGCCACCTACACCACCTCTGCGGCAAACCACTCGAGCGCAACTGCCAACGATGGCTATGAGCCCGTGGTGGCGACCTATACCTATGAAACCGGTAAAACCACGATCACTTATGTTCAGGGTACCGTCATAGGCAAGGATCACACCGGGAGCGAGGCCGAAATCGCCAGGGAGGTGGCGCGTGAGGTGTATAGCTTCGATGCCGACGGTTCGCAGTCGCTGACATCGACGGTTGAAGGTGAAGCCATTACCCAACGTCGTAACGTTAAGCTTGATAGCGCCTCACATACGGCAACTATTACGCTGTCCCGGGAAGTGTCGGGGGTGATGGTTGAAGAAGTGGTTCAGACCTTTGATGCTCGAGGCAATCTGGTGTCGCAGCAACAGGGGAATCAGTTCACCGAGTGGACCTATTACAACGACTACGATAAGTACGAGCTTACCGAGACCACAGAACGCGTCAGCAGCGTCAGCCTAGCCAGCGGCACTGCCAACGGCGTTACCACCGCCGCCCTGTCTCTCTTTGATTACGCCAACCCCATCGGTTGGGGAAATCTGATTTTTGGCAGCCGTGGACTGACCTGGAGTACGGTCAGCTATGTACGGGTGAGCACAACACCCACCGGCAGTCACTACGCGATGGACGCCTTTGAGTTGCCTGTGAAGGTTGGTTATCCGGGTAGCCCCGAGGGATTCTCCACCCACCTTGAGTCTGAGCTGGTCTATTGCAAGGAAGACGAACAAGTCCATGCCCAGCGGTTGACCTATTTTGGCTACGATAAATTTGTGCCTGCCAAACATGCGGCACTGACCCGTGCGTATGTACTGGTGCCGTCGATAAAGTTGACAGTGACCAACCCTTCCTATGAAAAAATCGATATTTCCGCCAAACAGCTGGAGATTGCCAAGGCCGCAGCGAAGACCTATGTCGATCATTTGAATGCGCGCATAAATGACAACAACCAAACGGATACAGACGCCTATAAAGCGGCACTGGCGTCACTGAATGACAATCTCAAGGCCCAGAGCAAATTCAATGGCAGTGGGTTCAAGCTGAAGAAACCCTGGGTGGCCGATACCCTGCAGCTTGAGGATCTGACCTATGAGACCGATGGTAACAACGCCGGTTTTGGCCAGGTCAAGTCGAACACGGTCCAGCAGTTGGACGCCGAAGGCAATAAAGTGGCGGCCTCGAAGGTCACCACCCTTATGACCTACAGCCGGGACAGCCAGAACAAGCGCAAACTCACGGTCAAAACAAGTGTGACGGCTGTGGGGGTGCCCACATTGAACTCAAGCAACACCCTGTCCGAGCTATCGGGCAGGCGCTACCAAACGATCGACAGCAACGCGATAAGCACTCAGATCGAATACGACGAAACGGGACGGGTCAAGACGCGGCAGGTCAAGCAAGGCGACACGCTGATTGTTGCGAACCAGTTCTCTCATCAGGTGCTTAAAGACAGTGTGTACCAGTTCGATCAGCTGACGGCTGATGGTAAAAGTGGCGAGCGCAGCGTATGGAGCCAGAATGGGCGGATGTTACAGTCCTGGGTCTGCGATGAGGGAAACTGGATTCTGCTGAGTGACATGCAACTCGACGGATACGGGCGGCCATCGGTTGATATCAAGTATGACTACGATGCGGCTAACAAGTGCATCCAGAAGTTGCAAACATCCTGGGCTTATCAGGCAAGTTCAAACGAAATCACCACCACACTGATGGATGGGCAAGGCAAGACCCTCGACAGCCAAAGCGTGACGTTCAGCGGCAGTGGCGGCGAGAAGCGAATGAAGCACGGCAGCTTTGAACTGTCACAGCGTCTTGATCTCGGCAAGCGCACCTTGACCCGACAAGTAGCAGATAGCAGTGGGCCGATGCTCAAGGAGACGACAACCTACGACAATCAATGGCGCCCGGTTGCGGCACGCCAGGACTCGGTCAAAGACAGCACGGTGACCCCTTTGACCAGCGCAAGAATGAGCTATGGCTGGAATGGCCTGCTCAGCAAACTAAGCGTACAAGATGGGGTGACGACCGCCTACGGCTATGACCACTTCGGTAGGTTGACAGAGCAAGATTCGGGTGGCGTGGTCATCAACAACAGCTATCAAGCCACGCTGGGGGGAAGTGTTGCAACAGAAGCGACAATCAAGGGGGCGGGCAAGGATGATGTTGCCATATCATTGGGGCGGCAAGCGGTAGACCCGTTGGGACGCTTGAAAAGCCGTACGCTCAATGGAGCGAAGCAAGATTTTGCCTACACCGGTAGTTCGCGGTTGCCAACAGTAGACGCTGCGCAGGGGCCTTCCGTCATGAAGGGGTTTACTTCCACCTGGGATGCCAAGGCCTACACGCTCAGCGAGAGTTGCGTTATCAGCAAGATCGACACAGAAGTAGGTGAGACGGCTACATCGAAAACGCGTTTGAGCCGGTGCGGGCAAGTGCTGGGTTTCACCGACATCAACGGCATCGACATCGTCTACACCTACGATGCATGGGGGCGGTTGACAAAGAGCAAAAGCAGTTTGTGTGAAACCGTATTGAAGTACGCTGACAGTGGCGTGTTGATCGAGGAAGAAGTGAAGGACCTGAGTCGCAAGCTCAGTATGACCATTGCCTATGGCTATGATGTTTCAGGCGATGAGATTTCGCGCTCTTTTACCTGCCCGGGTATGAAGACACTGGTGCTCACGTGTGAGCGCGACCAGACAGGACGCTTGCTCAAGTCGGTGCTGAGCGAAGGCGGGAGTGAACAGACCTGCAACGCCTACGTCTACGATAGCCAGGGGCGGCTAGAGGAGTGGACACGTACCAAAGGACCGGATAAGAGCAAGGTCAGGGAAGCCTATACTTATAATGTGCTAGGGCGAGTTGAGAAATGTGAGCGATCATTTGATGTTTTCAACGTGGTGTCTCAGTTCGAGTTCGATCCAAAACATGCGGATGTAATGAAAAATGCCACGCTCCGCGACATTGCGACGTCCGTAAGTCTTGACGACAAAGGAGCGTTGACATCGAGCGGTATTGAATATTACCCCAACGGGCAGTTGAAAGGCGCCGTGGTGGGGAATTCGCATCGCTATGACCTGAGGTATGATGAAAGTCGTCGTCTGCGTGCGATTTATAACAATTACTGCGGCGCGAACACGCCTGATCCGGAAGGCAGCTGGGGGTGTCAGTATCATTATCGTTTTGGCCGGATTTACGCTAAAACGGTTATCTCCGGGAAAGCGCCATGGGGTCAACGTGGCAGCATGTTGATGCTGAATGAAAGCCGTGGATGTTACTTGCAGCAAGAACATACACGCGAGCTCACCGAGCCTGCCGTTGACGATAGTTCTACAAGCTTCGTGCTGCGTGATTTAACGGGCACTGCCTTCGCCGCCGTGAACGGTACAAACATTAAACATATAGACTACTCAGCGTATGGTGAACGAGGGGCCGGAACGGATGCCGCACTGTTCGGATTCAAAGGCGAAGTTAACTTGCCAATGGACGTTTACTACCTGGGTAATTATCGTGTTTACGACCCGAAGTACTTTTCATTTCTGTCGCGCGATAGTGACAGCCCGTTCGGTCCAGGCGGGCCGTCGGCTTACGCCTACTGTGGTGGGGACCCGGTCAACTATCATGACCCCAGTGGTCATAACAGGGAAATCACGAGTTACAGCTACAACTCCAGCTATCCATTGATGTACAGCCGCGAATTTAGAATCGGTACAGCGGTGCTGGGGCTGTTGCTGGCGCCCTTTACGGGTGGCAACTCATTGGCGATATCGTTGGGGGTTACCGGCCTGGCAGTTGTCGCGGCGGGGTTCGATATTGCCTCGGCGGTGCTGGAGGAGAGTGATCCGGAACTGGCTCGGACCTTGGGGTATGTGGGGTTGGGGTTTGCGGTGGCATCAGGATTGGCAGCTTATGGTGCTGGCAAGCTGGCCTCCCATTCCGCTGGCAGGATGGTTACCCGTGCCGAAAGTAGTGCGCTGGGATGGAGGGCACCAAAAATAGCACCCGGTTCGAGCCCGGCAAAATGGCATGAAATGGTCCCAAGGGGCCGTAACGGGGTTCACATTTGGGCGGCTGATGGCCTTGTCGACGCCGAACGATTGAAGGCTCCTTTGAAAGCCATCGGCCGTAGGGGATCTGACAGTGATATTCACATCTATACTGGAGTACATGGGGAGCCCGCAGGAAAAAACTGGATGACGCAAAAAAACACGTTTATAAAGAGATACCCAGACTTAGACGCTACTCACTTTTACTATCAAGACATCAAATACGACACCCTCAATGTACCCTTTGTTGGGAATTGGAGGGAACTGGAGCGAGCAGTACGCCTTCATCCAAACCTTGGGGGACGGGGTATTCACGTTCACTACATTGGCAGCGAAGCCAAGGCTTTTCCCCTCAGCGTTGAGCAATTAAAAATGCACCATACACTCCCCGGGCATCACGTTCATGCCTATTGCTATAGTTTAAATGATTCTTGGTTACGGAGTACATTTAATCTTGGCCCCATAAACCCTACTAACGGACTTGTTAGAGCCTGGCGCTCGATGTTTCCAAACTCCGTAAATTCTATTATTCATGATCTCAACATCGGCTGGCTTCCATAG